Genomic segment of Ranitomeya imitator isolate aRanImi1 chromosome 6, aRanImi1.pri, whole genome shotgun sequence:
gtgcggatgcaggagaggttttcttctgatgactctccacgaaggccatatttgtgcaggtgtctctgaacagaacAATGTACATaatgttcttttacatacttctgaggctgaattttatggtgaggatgcaggagaggttttcttctgatgactcttacatgaaggccatatttgtgcaggtgtctctgaacagaacaatgtacaactccagagtctgctaaatctttctgaaggtctttcgcAAACAAGCAAgggttctgatttgtctctctagcaatcttacgagcagctgtcactgaaattttgcttgatcttctagaccttatcttgacctccactgttgctggtaactgcaatttcttaattacatttctaactgaggaaagggcaacttgaaaacacttttctatcttcttatagccttcccctgctttgtgggcctctaccattttcagagtgctgggcagctgcttagaagaacccatggctgcagtttgttttttttacacaaggttggaggaggctgggttttataaagctgggaaatttacatcacctggcccttcttaacgatgatagtgaacaagccataatcctaacAGGCTAATTGAGGTCTGAAACCAAAGTTCTCCGAGCAAACAAAGTTCCGtgggtgcctaaacttttgcatcagcaaattttcctttctgtaattttcaaaatgaaaaaaaaaaaaaaaaagacattatatacatttatttttggcctaaaatacaaaggaaatgtgccatctttaattttaggccttttagtgataatttaatcttcaacttgcttcactcttcataataacagtaattttgaccattggtgcccaaacttttacatgccactgtatatactatactgCTGCTACCTGATCCTAGACagggtaaatataaaaaaaaattgaaacttctatataaaaaaaaaaaaaaaaggataggtttttaaaaaaataaactattgCTTTTTATTTTCCAAACAGCAAACCTGGTACTGCTCTCATAAAAGGGATACTTTTAGAATGGCTTGTTAAAAAAAGACATGGTTTTCATTTTCCAAACAATAAACCTCCacaaaaaagggataatttttagacAACTGCTTGTGAAAAAGCCATGACTTCTTTTCTATAAACCACATGTGTATAAACACAGGAATTTGCCTCAAAAAAAGGGACCATTTTGGGGCGATGTTTAATTTTAAAAAGCAGAAAACGTCTGTCACAGCAGTGTGTTATTAAACAGGCTGTTGGTTGCTACCAGTTACCATCTGTTTATATGGTGAGGCAACTTGTACATTACTAAGACTCTGTTTATGTCTCAGGGgctggatacagtcctaggagacctcagagtgttacacgtcCTTTCGAGCCAATTATGGGCTTTGCAATACCTTCAATTCACTTTGAATCCACTTTATTTGGAAGCATTCTTGGAACCTGGCAGATTTCACTATCTTTCGTGATTCTATACTATTCGATATCTCACTTTCATACATTTTCACATGTTAGGTGATGTAAACAATGGTGTTTATCCTCACCAAATATTACAGTAAGGAAGGCTCAGACGCCTCTGTCAGATATGTCAGTGTTTGCACCACACTTAGCCATCCCCAGGGCAGAAATGTTAAACATGTGAACCTGCCTAGGTGTCAGAGGGAAGCTTTCATCTTTTCTCTAATCTGTGACCGTAGAACAAGCTGAACTTTACAAGCGCCAAACAATGGCTGGAGCGCGGCCGGTCCACATTCCTCATGGCTAATACATTTTTTCTTTGTTCCACTGACAAAAAAAAGATGACCCTCCGGGCCAGTAAATGACCTACAATGGGACTTCAAAAACGGGACCTGCACATTGTCTGTGCTGACAGATGACGTCACAAGCATCTCAACCACACTGTGATCCTATCTAGTCTCATAGCCAACATTTATCTAGATGTATGAGATTCCCAGACCAAATCCCATTGCCCTTGATTTATTTTCTCATATCTATCATCCATCTGTCTACCTATCCATCTGTCTACCTATCCATCCATCCTCCTACCTATTCTCCTATGTGGTCATCTATCTGTTCATGTTTCATCATTTTTTCTTATTAAAAGTTTCCTTTTTTAATCATATTTTcatttgcaccaaattcattattgattttttttccaaCCTCTGCTTGACAATCTGTGCTTGGTTTTCATTAGCCTGATATTTTCGGCTACTTCATCGTTTGAGACTTTTCGAAATGCTGCAAAATGTTTACACGATTGTGTTTCATTcatcttttggttttttttttgttttcacctaAAACATTTTAAAGCTAAGTGAAACGGTTGTGTGACATTTCACTCCAAAAAGTACAATAAAAGCAAACGAGCATTTTTGCAATGGCGctaatgatgagcgaatgtgctgggataaggtgataTTCGAGCACGCTCGAGTGCTGAGTGCCTTcgatgtgctcgaaaaatatgtttgagtccacgCGACTGAATGTCTCATGACTGtttgacagtcgcaacacatgcagggatagcctAATAAAcaagaaatccctgcatgtgttgcagctgttgaacagccgcgagaaatgcagccgcggggacttgaacatattatttgagcacagcgcagacactcggttagcacacgagcatgctcaaatAACAACTTATTTGAGAACATTTGCACATCACTAATTGGCATCAAGTCCTCAGAAGAAGACCAactcgatggcttgatactatcaagataacgccggagaagaccctggtggacctatctaggctgcacAAGAGCCATCTttctacagagcgttcatccatcaagtcccaTGATGAAAGACCTGAGAGGAAGACCAGTAACCTGATGGCttcatactatcaagataacaCCGGAgatgaccctggtggacctatctaggcttgcacaagatccatCTTTCTACAGAGCATTCATCCCAAAAAAGTCCCATGATGGAAGTCccaagagcaggggtgtcaaactgcatttctcgagggccgcaaaccatgcgtgttttcaagatttccttagctttgcacaaggtgctgtaatcattgtgtgtgtaggtgattaaattatcacctgtgcagtacaaggaaatcctgaaaatatgacctgtttgcagcccttgaggaatgcagtttgacacccctgcccaagaggaagaccagcaacctgatggcttgatactatcaagataaacaCCGGAGAagcccctggtggacctatctagactgCACAAGATCCATCTATCTACAGAGCATTCATCACAAAAAGTCCCATGATGGAAGTCCCAAGAGGTAGACCAGCAACCCTATGGCTTGATTCTATCAAGATATtgttggagaagaccctggtggacctatctaggctgcacGAGATCCATCTTTCTATAGAGCGTTTATCTATCAAGTCCCATGATGGCAgtccgaagaggaagaccagcaactcgatggcttgatactatcaagataacaccGGAgatgaccctggtggacctatctaggcttgcacaagattaaacttcctacagagcattcatccatcaagtcaccatgactCAAGATCGAGCTGAAGGTCTTTATAACAAAAATAGTCTTCGTGACTGTTCTGTCCTCCATGGACAGCCTGAATGTTCAAACTCATCTTCCTGTTTCACCACATTTCACCCAGGTGCAGTCTCCTGGttcctgtatataccgtatactgaCAGATGGTGGATATCTGAGCTATGGAAGCAGGTAAACCAGGGGGGACGTAACCAAATACAAACACAGCTGGGCCACTCGCATCGAGGGCGCTGCACCAATCCGCACAACTCAGGACGATCATACAGGACTGAGGACTGTGTGGGCGTCTTTCATTTTAATGTTTTTCGTTGGTATTTTTCATTTTGTATGTGTGTTTTCTGGTATTTTTTTTAAAACCCTACAGTTTAGAAAAAAAAGAAAGCTCCAGTATGTGATTGATGACAGATCCCAAATTTATCTTGGCCAAGTGCACGAAGCACCTCAGGAGGAGTCAGTCACTGCCGAAGGagagcggtaaatgacagccagggaGGCTTCACATGCAGATATTATTTTCACACTTTAGGTCCATATTTTGGAATCCTCatgttttttttcccccagacGCCGTATGCACTACATGTGTATTTTTTTCTGCTGTTTCCCATTAGTTCCTCTTTAGGAAAaacaaacaccacaaaaaaaaaaacaccgcttGTGTACgaacctacaaaaaaaaaaagtgtataaaagaaaacaaaaaaaatgcatgtgcataaaaaaaatgacaaaaaaaaatgctttctcacAACCTAGacagatcctgcaaaaaaaaaaaaaaaaaagtgaaaatagaGAGACTTAAAAAGATTTTTTTCCTAAAACCAGTGCCACTCTTTGCTACAGGCAGTATCTGGTATGGCAGCTTTCGCTTAGACACGACTATACTGGGAAATGCGATCAGATATTCGTGAAACTTGTGGATTCAAAATTTTGGAGCTTCAATGTGgttaaaaatcaaaacaaaaacaaaacggcCAAATCACAAGCAAGTGACATGAAACGTGAGCGTTGTGCCTGTCGGGACGATTTTACTACTGGAATTAGTGGTATGTTTGCATTCCTGCCTGGTAGTAATCCGATGTGACAAAGTTGAGAAAacaagtgatgagtgagcgtgctgggataaggcgttatccgCCATGTTCAGGTGCTATCCGAGTgtcttcagagtgctcaaaaaatatgttcacgGCTGTATGTCTCGGACCTgctcaacagccacaacacttgcAGGGTAATGTCCCATGAATGTGGAATGAACGCTTGGGGataccttcaaggttctagcaattCTCCGGATTGACCTTCAGGGCTTGACGTTTTGATGGACTTAGTTGAATGGTTCTTGCCATAGTCTGGCTTAGGTCGGACTCGGAGTCACATTATcgtgagagcatcggatgcgatatcctGACACTCAGCTCTTGCTTTGCAGCGAGCGTCATCCAAGTGTAAGTGCTCCGATCCTCTTGTATCAGAGAATTGCGCTCAGCTGCGAAGGAGACTGAGAAAGTAatgtctccatctcctctgctgctggTGTCCGAGGGAAttgcactgcactcgggtgacatccgagtgcagttcgatgtttcacacgcacctagacttgtatgggtgcgatcTGAATTTTGCATGGTGAAGGGTTTTCAGCGCTGAGTAACAAATCTGCAGATGAGCACAGAAtcatagaataatattggtccgaatgcaatccgaTTGTTTTATCTGATCGCGATCGTTTGATTTATTTGCAAGTGTGAACGAGCGCttagaacagttgtggaattgGGCTTAGCGCTACATGGAAATGTGCGCCATCACGGCCTCCGCAAAACACATCTGATGGCCAAAAACACTTACTTAAGATTGGCGATTCCAAAAATGACTCCATGAGGAGAAGTCGACCTGTTCACTGGAAGGCAATCCAGACTGATGAAGCTGCGGAGATAATGCACAGGGGTGTAAAGCGGTCATCAGAGTAACGGATGGGGGCGAGGAATCTAATATTCCCATATACCAGTCTGCCCCCAACGCACTTCCATCCTCATTAGCATATCGTTCTCAGCGCTGGAGCAATGCCTCGGAGTCATCCATCGTCATCTATGTATTCCGTTGGTGTGAATGGAGGTGGATAAAAGACGATTCCTCCCCCCCAGTTTCATTTCCAACACATAAATCTAGAATGCCAGCGCTCACTGAAACTTTCGCATTCCTTTCATGAACCAGGTAGCCCAGACTGAACACTACACGGTCCTATCTCTGAGTTTCGCTGCTGGAAAAATAATTTCCACTTCTAAAACCTTTTTCTATAttctatagagaaaaaaaaaaattctccagtttccacaaaccttaaaaaaaaaaaaaaaggcggcacAGTAATATAGACACATCTGTCACCTCTCTTATGGAAACGTCAGTATACACTGCAAACCTTGAATTCTCTTTGTGAACCAGGCAGCACAGGATGAACATGACGGGAGCAAGACACTAACAAGTAGGTTTTTTTCCCCCTAGTTGCCCACGTAGACGCCTCCCATGTACAATCTCCGCACATTTGCAGCCTTGGCAGGGAACTGCATTGTGTTTTGTGCCCGGCGTTGTTTAACAGAGCCGCGATCATAGCATCATTTGTAAATGCGCACAATTAGGCACAGCGGTGCCAGGGCGGCCACCTAATGAGGGGAAACGACGGTCCGGCTCACAACCCGGCTTTTATCCACCAGTCTATATTGTATTCTGTGCACATCCAATCTTCCTCCCATCCTCCGATAAATTAgatattttatttttccatctttaACCCCGCTGAGCTAAACGGCGGTGGGACCAATTCAGGTTTCATTAGTTAGCCGGCATCGGCGCCATCTCTTCAGGAATCGCTAACAGCAATCACACGGAGCGTGACCGCGAGGGCTGAATACAGAGCGGCCGCATAGGTTAGAGCCGCCGGCAGGAAGGAGACAGACCCCATCCCGAGTTCCCATATATCTGCTCTGTAATGGAGGTTATGGACGAGGGTAATTGAAGTGCGGATCGGGGGGGTTTGTgttccaaaaaaaaagaaaaaaaaaaaaccacatcggCCATAATTTCATTGCAAAACGTGGCCCCCGTCCCTCTCTCCCCGGGGTCTGTACTCCGTTCTTTTAGCTCCTCGCTAGAACTACTGCGGCTGGGAACTTGTCAGGCGACACACGTAGGCCTCTCCGCCGAGAGGAAGGCTCGACAggagggggattttttttttcttctcttttctgataaaaatttgcaaagctgaAAGCATAGATCCCCCGTATTGCTGCCTTAACCCTTACACGGCCAGAGGTATGGGgtcaaacgcacacacacacataaaatccCTATATTTTCAGGCATTTTACACTCATGGGCGTCGTTTATACAATTTTTCAGAACGTAGGTTTTGTaacacaaaatatttaaaaaaaagtttgtggCTAAAAATCGGACCAACAGTTTAGGATGTGCCGAGATCTTATGTGTCACATCTGTGTCTAGAAAGATCGCCACATAGTTTATCTCCATAGTCTATCTGGCCACAAAGGTAAAATTAGGCCTGATTGGACGATACCTAATTAATGAAGGCCCCACCCACTAATTTGTTGGGTACCTGGCAGTCTTCAATATGGCTGCAGTGCCCCCGCAGGGAACACCGCGTATTACAGAGTCCTCATTGGTTTAGCTGTGTAGTGTATAGGGTACTGGGTCCTCCAGACACTCTTTGTAGCCACTATGGCTTATAGGGGAGCCCAAAATTTCCTAAGGGTCATATAAAAATGGGCCGTCTATACCTGACAACCTCCTGAACACATGGATCTAATATTGGATTCTAGAAATgagccagaaaaaaaaataaaagatcaaaGCTTGGTGCTACAACAATGCGTATGTCAGGCCGGATCTACTAATCAGAAGTGGCATCAGGGATCCCAGCAGGTTGGACGAGGCCCGCAGGGCTCTGGTGCGGCTGTCTACAGACTCGGCCGCCAGACCAGGATTCTGCCGATCTTTTTGCTCAATCATATCAGATTGCCATCTTGTCTCACTTTTTGGTTCTGGGGTTCTGACCTCGGGACTCCCACCGATCTGTGTAATGAAAGGGCTGCCGCACTGACTGAGCAGAGTTTCCCTGTATAGTGGAAATCTTGGTTACCTGCTGCACAGGGAAATACAAGGGTCGCAGAGCTAAATCTATGCTGGGGCCTCTTTATTCTCAGAATGTTGGGCACCAGAGGTTGGACCACCACTGATCAGACATCCTAAACCCATCATTTTACAAGATGGGAAGACCCCCCGAGTTTCTCTGCACCAATAAGAGTGCACTGTGGAAGCTTAACGATGGGATCTCATGCGGCAAACAACCCCATTCAGACGTACAGGACAGATCTGGGGGACGACTACAACTACAACTCATCTGATCGGTCTAACAGCGAGGGTGGATCGCAAAATAGAGCCCTGGATCTGAATGGAACCAATCATCACaatctgaaacactctgtgctgctggggacagttTCCACTGTAACCTCTGTCTCCTTTTACCTGATCCCGTTAGTTCTCTGTTTATTACATTCAAGTTTGCTCTTATGAAGGCGGTAGAGGCCCTTTCCACTAACTCTTAGTTCATGACTCGTCTTCACAATAAGACACTGTCCCTGTCCTTACTAACATCATAGAAGTGCACGGGGGTCACTGCCCTACACAAGGTCAGCACACTCCGTCCCTGCGGCCGCCATTGTAGCTATACGTATACATGCGCCTTCGTGCAATCTCTAAGGTATCACGCAGGAAGCGACCTGGTGGCAGCGGACGCCGCAGTTTATCCCGGAGGGACAGCAAACGAATCTAACGGCAAAAAGTATTTAttgtaaaaaaacaacaaagaataattaaTAATAAAGGATCCATGTTCCACCCGGCTACGCCGTCTCCATCTTGTATCCTTGTTTCTCTAGTTCAGCTCTGAAAAACATAAGTGTGCGAGATGTGAAAGGTACGTCTGAGAATAAAGAGGAGCGAGACCAGCAACCAAATCAAAAAGAGGTTTTCTGAGTATCTGACTTACGGCCCCTTCCCCAACAATCAGCTGTGGCTCAGTGACCGCAACCTATCCAAAAGGAAGCGGGAAACAGCGCTAAAAGAGGCTGTACCACAATTACTGCCTATGCACAGACTAGGTCTGATCACGAGCACATGGGGGTCGTCCCAGAGGGTGAGCTCAAAAGGGATCCAATAGATTTACTTTAATTTACGCCCCTCAAAAAATGGCGTTAAGCTCGATGGCCCTGCGAATCTTTCAGATCACCTCTGGGTCTGAACAACCCCCTGCACAAAACGTTATccagagggtttgttacaatgtaccaGAGGAGGTGAAATGCTCCAGTGGATGGACACAAGTGAAGCCGATCCTCAGCGGCAGCAGCTTTCAGTCTCTGAGTGAGAACACGAATGTTACTATTCATTGACTGAAAGCAGAGATCCTGAAAATGGTCCAGAATTGATATACCAAAAATCTTAAGAAGTTGTAGGTCTTTTCCAACTATCATGAGAGAACTTTTTAGACTTGTATACTACCAGTCACAGGATGGACCACGGTCACCAATAATATCCAAAAGATCTTGTATTTTGTTACCTTAACTGATTGGAAAAGTCGTCTTCTACATTGTCATCGTCCCAGTTATCTTCCCAAACGTGAGCGTCCTCGTCCTCATCACAGCCGGTCCATTCTGTGGAGAAATCAATACAGGAGGATCAGGGATCACTTTGTGATAACTGGGGGGCTGACCTATTGGGACCCCCTGAGAATAAGTGCAGCGGAGGTTACATTGGCTCCATTCATTGCAAGGCTGCAACATTTCGTTTCTACAGAACACGTGGGCCCAGAAGATCCCACACAATATCAGTGTGGCCTCCGCTCCGTGACGATAATGATAGAGTATAAGCATTATATCACTTTACTACCATAACGTCTGTTATTCATTTCCGGAGGAGAAACCAGAGACAATAGTTTATTTAGGGATTATTGGGGAGGTGACGCGGAGAGGTAGGGAGCGTCCAGTCACCGACCTGTCACTCACAGATCGGTGGATGCAAGTGTCACTGCCGGCGCGCTATTTCTCATCTTTTCTATATATGTGATGAGCGAGAACGATGTAAAAGcaaagaaaaactaaaaaaatccagttttattattttcccatttttcaggtcattatatgaaaaaaaaaattaaaggggttgtctttttttctttttaagtgcacgtatttggggctaaaaataatattttttgcaattgggttccCATAAAATTATTGTGCATCATCTTTGGCTTCGTATCTCTGCACGTACAACTTTGATATAGCCTGTAGTCAAAAATAAGCTAAGGGGAGCACAGAAAAAGAAAGATAAGAGAATGAGCTCATTAGTGGATTCTAATTactcattaaaggggttatccgggactTCATTTTTTTCCCTGTGGAACTAATAGTTGCCAACCACATGCCTATTCTGCCCTGAGACAAGCTCTCCTGGATTGGAGCAGCCACAGGCCGCTTCTGCCAGCCATTCTCCTGCTTCCTGTgacaccccatcaacagagcagatccTTCTCTTCTGCTGTCGGTGGGACGCCACTGCCAACATCATGATGATTGACAGCTGGTTCACTGCAGTGTTATGCAGAAACAGCTTTCAATCAACATGACGTCGGCAGTGACACCCCAATCGACAGAACAGTGCGGGAGAGAAGGAACTGCTGTGTCGAAGGGgtatcacaggaggcaggagtggTCCATCACTGCTGTAAGCCAGGAGAGACCATTGCAGTCAAGTAGTTAGAAACAAACTACCTACTGATAAGTGCTTAGCCCTACAGAAAAAgtaaagtcctggataacccctttaacccattctgcagccagcaatagaaaaATGAAAACTGAGCAAAATTTTTACAGACACTCAATTATTTCCCTTCCAGTATTCCCAGATCCCCATCCAGCAGGGAACATCATGTAGCCGCTGCGGCCAATCAGTGGTTGCTATCTGGCAAAAGATGTCAGGACTTGCCAGCTAGAAGAGGAGGAgaaaacagggggggggggggggtgtagagGAACGGCAGGGGGTCTGCTAGCCGAGTATCTCTTTTTTTATTCTAAAAACACCATGGGGGCATTttcaaagtataaaaaaaatagtgTCCTCTAACACCAGATCTCAATTGCCAACTGCAGTGATTGATTGCAGCGGTGATGTGTGCTGTAGTCACGATGTCCCCGCTGCAGACAAACCACGGACTGGAACAATAGCAGGGAGCCAATGTTGGATCTGTGTAGGGCGAGTGCTATAGCTTTGGGACCCCTTAATTGAAAGTGGAAAACccactttaggctatgtgcccacgttgcagaaatgctgtggaaatgtccacagcatttccgcaactccctgccgtgggtaaaacgcatgcggaattcgcatgcgttttcctgcAAAACAAGAGTTTTACAAGCGTTTTtaccttgcagaatgcttgcgcttttccaagcgatttgaagcatgtaattgacaggttggtcacacaagcatacatagtgcttgacaagtgtgaccaactttttatgcctatgcagcatcaatagtaaaagatagaatgttaaaaataatgaaaaaaaaaaaaaaagggttattctcaccttctgacggcccccgatctcctcagcggcgctcccggtacgttccgttcccagggatgctttgcgtgaaggacctttatgacttcacggtggcctgaccgcaacgtcatcccaggtgattcgtgcaatgcatccctggggacggaagccgctgcgtgcaccgcggagagccgggaggactccaggggacatcagaatgtaagtatatcactattttttaattttaatttttttttttttttttttttacacagaaatatggttcccaaggtcCTCGTGGAGAGTCTGCTGTCCTCCAGACCTTCGTACCATCAGCACATGAAGCGCTgactttacacatggtgggcatagccacatgcgtaaactgagtgtttcaatgcaatcctatggctgcggaacTGTGGCAATtcagcagaaataatgaacatgctgcggattttaccgctatgcgattccacaGCGGGAAAAACCGCAGCATGAGCACAGCAACCACGGAATCtcgtaggattgcatgggaatgtggttttaagcgtttttatgcgtttccacagcggcaaaaaacgcaacgtgggcacacagccttaaactGGGCTAAGACCTTAAGATTCCTGCCCATAACCAGTGTCCATCATCAATGCAACAAGACGACCTGTAACGATGACAGGTTCCTGTGACAGCACCCAGAAAAGACGTGACATCACAAAGCCTTTGTAGTGCAACCTCCAACTTCAAGTGATCACATCCCCACTTAGAAGCAATATAAAACCGTGTTCACTTCTTAAACCACTTAAATGGATTCGGTCAGCAGGTTTttatatgtaatctgagagcagcataatgttgggacagagaccctgattccaggagtGTATCACTTTCCAGTgtcaaaatcagtgttttatcagcagtagattatcactacaggactagatgaCTCGTGCCTCTTGGTCCAAccatgcccccagcactgattagcagctgtcaATATACATCGAACACAGaaaacagccaatcagtggtgtgggcaagattacacacagctcagcattctgagctatgctagatctgcagcagagaaaaatgTGACTATCAAAATGACAGTAAGCAGCCGAGTAACTAACATCGCTGgactcagggtctctgcccctacaatcATGCTGCACTCAGAATAAATAACACAAACCTGCTGACGTATTCCCTTCTaggagccataacttatttatttttctgcaCACATAGCCATAAAAGAGCTGGTTTGTTTTCTTGCGggatgagttgttcttttgaatgacaccattcatcttACAATATCCTGTACTGaagaaagggaagaaaaaaaaaatctgccattgTCTGTATTGAAAGTCCCACTCCAGAGTAGTGACACTAATGTCACGGCCCCCGGTCTCACACTTACACACCACCATCATGtgggtctccagcagtttgtgacttgccggttgctccagtgtttgctggacgaGCCGGAGGTCACAACTCCTAAGTCTCTGAGATCCTCACTCTGCCTCTCCTAAACTTACACTTGTGTCTGTTGCCTCCGGCTTCCCGTTCAGTCACAAGTTGAAGTCACAAGATAGCGCGACCGAAGCGGCGCAGAGACCAGTTATGGCGAGTATAGAGGGTGCACGGATCTTACATTATTAGCGTCACTCCAACACTGAAATAAACCGCCGGAGAGGGGCTGCAAACACAAGATGCTGAGACCCAACACCATTTGTCTGTAGATGCTTTGTGGGGGGCGAGCTGATCTCCTCACTGATGCCATTTTGGGGTTCATAAACTTATTATTATTGCAGTTTCTGGATAATCAGCCATCGGGACGGTTTTGTATCTCATCACTGTGTTTACTTTGTGGGACGGATCATATTCTTCTCTGACTTTTTACAGATGGATGGGGATCAGTACAAgggggattggggggggggggtctcacatttatatatattttttaccttttatcttatTCCTTTTGGGGACTTATTTATGTTACTCccctatatagcgccatcatatactGCAGCGCTTTCCAGCCATCATCGGGTCTCACAATCTACGTTCCCCATCACTATGTCTGTTGGAGGAAATCCccagaaacacggggagaacatacagactccttggtgGGGTCCTCATTGTGGTGAATGGTGAGAATCACGGTGCTGACCACGACCCATCGACACCCCCAAAACTGTATGGGGAGCGATGGGCGGCTGAAGGACGACAGGGCAGGCGGCACTATGACCCGGCCATCATACAGGGCAGGCTGGTACTTGTAGTCCCACCTCAGAAACCGGCGACTGGACTGCTGTGTAGCATGTGgtgcatgaaggggttaactgctgTGTAGCATGTGgtgcatgaaggggttaactgctgTGTAGTATGTGgtgcatgaaggggttaactgctgTGTAGTATGTGgtgcatgaaggggttaactgctgTGTAGTATG
This window contains:
- the SEM1 gene encoding 26S proteasome complex subunit SEM1 is translated as MSTEKKPQVDLGLLEEDDEFEEFPAEEWTGCDEDEDAHVWEDNWDDDNVEDDFSNQLRAELEKQGYKMETA